The Bdellovibrio bacteriovorus DNA segment AATTCATTTGATAAGCTCCTTAATTTATCGGAGCCAATATTTTCGGCGGTTCCTAGAAAAGCTCAAGACCGGGGCAAAAAAATATCTCGGGTTGCCCCGAGATATTTACGAGTATTCCATCGGATGGAGAGTGGAGGCCGAACTAAAATCCGTCAACAGAAGAGACTTTACCTCTTTCGTCGTCTTCAAATGGGATGACGGAAGCGGCAGTCGAGGTGACGTTTTTGTTTATCTTAGGAGCTTGTTTAGTTTCTTTTAAAGGGACTGACTTTGATGAGGATTTACTTGGCGCTTCGGACGTCGGTGACGCCGAAAAAGCTTTACCTAAGATGACTTCATTTAATTCCACCGTTAATTTTTGCGATGTGGTTGCAAGATTGTTGATCTCGCCACTGGTTGCCGCGATCTCTTCTGCGGACGCCGCATTGGATTGTGACGCTTGATCCAGTTGATTCATCGCTTTGCTGATCTGCTGAATTCCTGTTGTCTGCTCCGCGCTGGCCGTCGCTATTTCGGTATTTAGATCAGATACTTTTTTGATGGAAGATACGATATTCGTAAGAACCGCACCGCTCTTATCAGCGATTTCACTTCCAGTTTCGATTTGCGATACAGAGTCTTTGATCAAACTCGAGATGTCTTTGGCAGAAGCAGCACTTCTTTGCGCCAACGTGCGCACGGCTTCGGCAACAACCGCAAAGCCTTTACCTTGTTCACCAGCGCGCGCGGCTTCCACGGCGGCATTTAGTGCAAGAAGATTGGTTTGGAACGCGATATCGTCAATCACGTGAATGATCTCTTCGATTTTTTTCGAAGACTGAGAAATCTGAGTCATTGACTGGATCAGGTTTTGAATCTCTTTTTCACCGTTTTCAGCAGATTCTCTTGAACTTGCTGAAAGGGCGGCGGCTTGTTTTGCGTTGTCGGAGTTCATTTGAACCATGGAAGTCATTTCTTCCAGGGAGGCAACAGTCTCTTCCAGCGACGCCGCAGCTTCCGTTGATGATTGGGATAAACTATTTCCGGCTTCATTCAATTGTTCAACCGAGGTTGCAACTTGAGTGGCTGCGGAAGTCAAGCGATCGGCGATGGATGAAACAGTATTCGTGATGCGTGAAGAAATCCAGATCATCAGACCAAAGATACCCAATCCGGTAAGAACCGAGATAGTCAGCAAGAAATTAAAAACCTCATTGCGAGTGTCTTTTGCAAGTTTATTGTCTTTTTCTGCGAGATTACGATAGAGGGTTTCGGCCTTGTCATTGAAGTCACGAACAATTGTGTTTAGATCTCCAAATTTACCGTTAAGAAGCTTTTTGGCTTCCAGTACTTTTTCAGGATCACCGGTTCTTAGTAATGCAATGATTTCTTCCATAACGGCTACAAGTTTAGGAACGTGAACTTTAGCGGCCTCATGAACAACTTCTTCACCCGGGGCGAAACGTGCTTCCGTGTATCTTTTATAACCGGATTTAAATTCGTCGACCCCTTCTTGGGCAGAATCAAGTTGCTTATTTCGTACTGATACATCGTTCATAGCATCAATAGCCGCCCAAGTGCGATAGCCGAACTTATTACGGGCTTGGCGCATTTCCCCAATGTATTCATAATTGGGAATAATCAATGTGTGAGCATCTTCAAGAAGAAGGTTGGTTTTATCTAGGCCATTCAGTGCAACTGTGAAGATCACCGCCGATCCAATCATCGGTACGAAAGCGGCCAGAAGAAGGCGACCTCGTATCCCACTAAACCAAGCGGCAAGTTTGTTTTGACCCATTGTTTGTCTCCCATCAATTGTTAGCGTTCCTTAATAATTTGACAGAATTTTGATCGGATTCTCAAGGGGGAGGGCGAGTCCAGTTTTACTGTTTCTTGATAACTTGGGATCAGAAAATAAAAAACCCCTCGACGAAGCGAGGGGTTTGTAAATTTACTTTTATTGAGAAGTATTAAAAACCTTCAGTGTTTCCGACCTTAGCCCGTTCATCTTCGTCGAAGGGAATCGTAGCTTGAGACTCTGATTTTTTTGCGGTGGCGATGGGTTTTGTGGATTTAAAAGGAATGACTTTACCGGACGTCTTCATTCTCATTGCGCCTTTGACCTTTGCCTCCGCAGGGGCGGCTGCCGGATTTGCATCCCCCCCTAAGATAACTGTGTTCAACTCGATAGTTAGATTCTGATTTGTTGCTGCCAGGTTGTTGATCTCACCACTTGTCGCCGCGATTTCTTCGGCGGAAGCCGCATTTGATTGAGCCGCTTGGTCTAACTGATTCATCGCTTTGCTGATCTGTTGAATTCCAGTCGTCTGTTCAGAACTTGCTGCCGCGATCTCGTTATTCAAGTCTGAAACTTTTTTCACTGAACTCACGATGTTGGTAAGAACCGCACCGCTCTTATCAGCAATGTCGCTTCCGTGTTCGATTTGTGAAACGGAGTCTTTGATTAAAACCGTGATATCCTTGGCGGCCGCCGCACTTCTTTGTGCTAATGTGCGAACCGCTTCTGCGACGACGGCGAAACCTTTACCTTGTTCACCTGCACGGGCCGCCTCGACCGCCGCATTCAAAGCCAACAGGTTTGTCTGAAAGGCGATGTCATCGATAACTGAAATAATCTCTTCGATTTTTTTAGAAGATTTAGAGATTTCAGTCATTGACTCAATCAATGTTTGAATTTCTCGTTCACCAGACTCCGCAGCTTCTTTTGATGACGCAGAAAGAGCCGCAGCTTGTTTCGCGTTGTCGGAATTCATTTGTACCATAGAAGTCATCTCTTCCAGGGCCGCCACAGTTTCTTCTAAAGAAGCAGCAGCTTCCGTAGAGGACTGGGACAAACTGTTTCCGGCTTCGTTAAGCTGTTCGACGGCGGAAGCCACTTGACCTCCAGCGCCGCTTAAGCGACCTGCAATAGAAGCCACAGAGTTCGCAATTCTTGCGGCCAACCAAAGCAGAAGACAGAAAATAGCGATAGAAGAAATCAAAGTGATCGCTATAAGCATTTTGTCTGCTCGAGCTAAAGTCTCTGTCGCCAAAGCTGTTTCTTTCTTTACGCGCTCGCGATAGTAAGCCAATGATTCGGAAGTCACTTTATTGATCGTCGTACCGTAGTCCCAAACCGGACCTTGCATAAGGGCTAAGGCTTTGTCGTTGGCGCCTTCATCCAGATGCTGCATGACTTTTTCAAGCGTCGCAAAATATTCAGAGCGAATAGGGCGGGAAGGTGCCCAAATCTTTTCTGCCTCCGGAGTAAACGGGAAGGACTCATAGAAATCAATGGCCTTTTTCAGGTTGGCAATTGCTTCTTTCGCAATAGTTATGTGAACTTCACGCTTCTTCGGGTCCTGCTGAGCCATAGCCGCATAAGTCTGATAACCGAAAGCATTACGTGCCTGGCGCATGTCGCCCAGACCCTGAATACTCGGGATGATATCTTCATTCGCGGATTGAATGCCTTTCCCCAAGTCACTCATCCCAGAGTGAGAGATAAAATAAATAGTTGTAAAACCGATCAGCGGAAGGACAGCTGCGAAAAGCAATTTTCCGCGGATACCTTGGAGCCATGACTTCAAAGACATACAAAATTTCCTTTAAAAATATCCTTTAAAAATAGATGATGTCCCATTGTTTCGGAATCTTTCGGTTGTTAATAAAGGGTTAAAAAGAAATGTAAGTTCAAAAGCGAGAGGCCCAAAAAAACAAAGGCCGCTTCCCAGTGGAAACGGCCTTTTAAATATATGAATGTGAAAAGACTCTTATTTAACTTCAGCTAAAGAGTTGTAGCTGTCGCTGATTTTTTGCTGTCTTTCGACCTCTTTACTCCAGCGTTTCACTTCACCTTGGTAGCCTTTTTGTTTCGCTTGCCATTCTTTTTCTTCGCTTGCTAATGAACGAAGACGTTGGTTCACCTGATCGTTTTGTTCTTTCAGGTTGCCTGCACGCGAATGCCAGATTTTCTTTTCTTCCTGAAGCTGATTCATTTGCATTTGATAATCAGACACGTTCATTTCGCGTTTCTTCTGATTCTCTTTGATCTTTGCAATCATCGCTTCCAGCTCTGCAATCTTTTGATTTTCTTGAGCCGTCTTGTTTTTTTCTTCATTCATC contains these protein-coding regions:
- a CDS encoding HAMP domain-containing methyl-accepting chemotaxis protein; amino-acid sequence: MSLKSWLQGIRGKLLFAAVLPLIGFTTIYFISHSGMSDLGKGIQSANEDIIPSIQGLGDMRQARNAFGYQTYAAMAQQDPKKREVHITIAKEAIANLKKAIDFYESFPFTPEAEKIWAPSRPIRSEYFATLEKVMQHLDEGANDKALALMQGPVWDYGTTINKVTSESLAYYRERVKKETALATETLARADKMLIAITLISSIAIFCLLLWLAARIANSVASIAGRLSGAGGQVASAVEQLNEAGNSLSQSSTEAAASLEETVAALEEMTSMVQMNSDNAKQAAALSASSKEAAESGEREIQTLIESMTEISKSSKKIEEIISVIDDIAFQTNLLALNAAVEAARAGEQGKGFAVVAEAVRTLAQRSAAAAKDITVLIKDSVSQIEHGSDIADKSGAVLTNIVSSVKKVSDLNNEIAAASSEQTTGIQQISKAMNQLDQAAQSNAASAEEIAATSGEINNLAATNQNLTIELNTVILGGDANPAAAPAEAKVKGAMRMKTSGKVIPFKSTKPIATAKKSESQATIPFDEDERAKVGNTEGF
- a CDS encoding methyl-accepting chemotaxis protein is translated as MGQNKLAAWFSGIRGRLLLAAFVPMIGSAVIFTVALNGLDKTNLLLEDAHTLIIPNYEYIGEMRQARNKFGYRTWAAIDAMNDVSVRNKQLDSAQEGVDEFKSGYKRYTEARFAPGEEVVHEAAKVHVPKLVAVMEEIIALLRTGDPEKVLEAKKLLNGKFGDLNTIVRDFNDKAETLYRNLAEKDNKLAKDTRNEVFNFLLTISVLTGLGIFGLMIWISSRITNTVSSIADRLTSAATQVATSVEQLNEAGNSLSQSSTEAAASLEETVASLEEMTSMVQMNSDNAKQAAALSASSRESAENGEKEIQNLIQSMTQISQSSKKIEEIIHVIDDIAFQTNLLALNAAVEAARAGEQGKGFAVVAEAVRTLAQRSAASAKDISSLIKDSVSQIETGSEIADKSGAVLTNIVSSIKKVSDLNTEIATASAEQTTGIQQISKAMNQLDQASQSNAASAEEIAATSGEINNLATTSQKLTVELNEVILGKAFSASPTSEAPSKSSSKSVPLKETKQAPKINKNVTSTAASVIPFEDDERGKVSSVDGF